The following are from one region of the Nymphaea colorata isolate Beijing-Zhang1983 chromosome 7, ASM883128v2, whole genome shotgun sequence genome:
- the LOC116257941 gene encoding mitogen-activated protein kinase kinase kinase 20-like, with product MLGSPNHGAFNLFLEYVSGGSLSDLCRRSGKLDELTVRRYARGILEGLSHVHRHGFVHCDTKPSNVLLDPVSGVKIADFGLAKRLGERAPPEATIQGTPMYMSPEVAAGGQPAPASDVLSLGCTFIELVTGKPPWDVPGGGAGNVVQLLYRIGISNESPEIPAGLSEQGKDFLGRCFEKDPRRRWTAEMLLHHEFCVLERRR from the coding sequence ATGCTCGGATCGCCCAACCATGGGGCTTTCAACCTCTTCTTGGAGTACGTCTCCGGCGGCAGCCTCTCCGACCTCTGCCGCCGAAGCGGGAAGCTCGACGAGCTCACCGTTCGCCGCTACGCCCGCGGGATACTCGAGGGGTTGTCGCATGTTCATCGCCATGGGTTCGTTCACTGCGACACCAAGCCCTCTAATGTCCTTCTCGACCCTGTCTCCGGCGTCAAGATCGCCGACTTCGGGCTGGCGAAGCGCCTCGGGGAGAGGGCCCCTCCGGAGGCCACCATTCAAGGGACGCCCATGTACATGTCGCCGGAAGTTGCGGCTGGAGGCCAGCCGGCACCGGCGTCGGACGTGTTGTCGCTGGGCTGCACGTTCATTGAGCTCGTCACGGGGAAGCCGCCGTGGGATGTTCCGGGCGGAGGCGCGGGCAATGTGGTGCAGTTGCTGTACCGGATTGGCATAAGCAACGAGTCGCCCGAGATTCCCGCCGGTCTATCGGAACAGGGGAAGGATTTCCTGGGGAGGTGCTTTGAGAAGGATCCTCGAAGGAGATGGACGGCCGAGATGCTACTTCACCACGAATTTTGTGTGTTGGAGCGGCGGAGGTGA